CCTCCCACAGTGGGAGAGTCCAACCGTAAGCTCTGAGCACATGGCAGCGGATGAGGAGATCCTGCAGGATTCTGCGCATCGCCGGGTGATACGCCTGGGCGACACCGTTCGCAGACCCATGCACCCGTGGACACCGGCCGTCCATGCGCTGCTCCAGCATCTGGAGGAGGTCGGTTTCCCGTACTCGCCGCGCGTGCTGGGGGTCGATCAGGAGGGCCGTGAGATCCTCACCTACCTGGACGGCGAATCCGGCCCTCAGAGCTGGGCCAAGGTGGTCGACGACTCAGGTCTGACGTCCTTTGCCCGCCTGCTGCGCGACTATCACGACGCGGTCGCCGGCTTCCGGCCGCCCGAGGGGCTCCGATGGTCCAGCGGGGAGGCAGAGCCACGCGATGACGAGGTGATCTGCCACGGGGACTTCGGCCCGTGGAACACCGTCTGGCGCGGCGAACGCCCCGTCGGCATCCTGGACTGGGACTACGCCCGGCCCAGGCCTCGGCTGCACGACATCGCGTACGCGCTGGAGTACGTCGCGCCGTTCCGCGACAATGCCGAATGCGTACGCTGGCTGCGCTACCCCGCGCCGCCCGATCGGCGCCATCGCCTGGAGCTGTTCGCCGCCGCCTACGGCCTCGCGTCCACCGCGGGTCTGATCGATGCGGTCATCGACGTTCAACAGGACGTCATCGAGCAGGTCCGCCGGCTGGCGGACACCGGACACCAGCCTCAGGTCCACTGGGTCGCCGACGGCTTCCTGGAACAAGCGGGCCAGAAGCTCGCCTGGAGCCGGGCCAACCGCCACCTGTTCGAGTAGCCGGCTCAGCCCGCCAGACGCGAGACCCTTTCCCTGATCTCAGCCTCGTCTACCGTGTCGGGGTGGATCTCCTCTCGCGTCTCAGCCGCTTCAACGCCCGGCACCCGTGGAGTCACAACGACTTCTACCGGCGCTGGATCGCCGGACAGGTCGCTTCCAGCGGCGCGCGCCACGTCCTCGACGTCGGATGCGGCACGGGCAACCTGATCGACCGCCTCCGGCTCCGGGCCGTGTCCGTCACCGGCCTCGAGCCGGACCCGCCCACGGCGCGCATCGCGGCGGCCCGTTTCGCGGGCACCGACACGGTCGTGATCGAGGAGGCGGGCTTCGGGCAACGCGACCGCAACCGCCGGTGGGACGCGATCACCCTCGTGGCGGTCCTTCACCATCTCCCACTGTCGGAGACACTGCGCGAACTGCGCGAGTGCCTCTCTCCCGGCGGCCGTCTCGTCGTCATCGGGTGCTACCGGGAGGCGAGCCCGGGCGACTTCCTGATCTCGACCGCCGCGCTCGTCGCCAACCCGGTCATGGGCCTCATCAAGCATCCGGCCCCCGCGCGATCCCTGCCGGTGCAGATGACCGCGCCGACCGCCGCGGCGCGTGAAACACTCGACGAAATCCGCGTCGAGGCGGCGGCCACGCTGCCGGGGGCGAGGATACGGCGTCGCCTTTTCTGGCGGTACTCGCTGGTCTACGACAAGCCCGCAGCTTGACCCGCCTTCGTCGACACGGCCGTCGTCTCTTCGCCGGCACATGCACGAGCTCGCGCCGATGCATGTGCCGGGACCGATCGGCCGCCGCTCTCGTCCTCAGGGAGTGACCAGAACCCTCAAGGAGTGACCAGAACCGGAGTCCCCAGAGGCAGCTTCGCCAGCACCTTGAGCGCGGGAGCAGGCACCCTGATGCAGCCGTGCGTGATCGCCTGGCCGAACACCTTCGGGTCCGGCCAGCCGTGGAATGCGACCGTACCGGGACCGCCGCCGAAGGTGTCGAGTGTGGTCGAGTGCGTGCCGAGAGGCATGATCAGCGGGCTGTAGGCGGCCTTGTCCTTCGGCGACATCAGGGCCAGCAGGAAGGTCCTGCCCACCGGAGTGGGCGTCTCGGGGCCGCCGACGGCCACCGACCAGGTGCCGACCTTCTTGCTCGCGTTCATCACGGTCAGCTTCTTGGTGCCCAGACTCACGATGGCGCGGTAGCGGCTGCGCGCCTTCTTCAGGCCCGCGGCCTTGACCCAGCCGGTCACGTGGTTGGGCTTGCTGGGCAGGAGCACGCGGTACCAGCCCTTGCGCGCCTCCACCACCGGGACCCAGGTCTGGCTGCCGAGCTGCGTCGCCGGAAGGGTGGCCACGGGCTTGCCGCCGGCCTGGGCATAAACGGCCACCGTGCGTCCGGGGTGGACCACGACGCCGCTCAGCTTGCCGTACGTGTCGGTGTCCTGCGGCAGGCCACTCAACTGCGTGAACGTGGTGGAACTGGGGAGTGCGGCCACCGTGACCGAGGCATCGGCGGCGAGAGTGACGGGCGACGCGACCGCCGCGGTGTGGGTCGAGGCGACGAGGCCCACGGCGACGAGTGCGGAACCGATGAATCGGCGGGGGGCATCGAGGGGCACGATCGGCTCCTGAGGTTCTATGACACATACGGTACAAACGCGTAACCGTCTGGCCAGTTCTATAACGTTTTGGAACGTTTGAAGATCTTTGGCCAGCAGGTGTGTCATTTTTACACAGATGAGCCTCGTGAGGCTCCAGTTCTCTCATAACATCCGAGGTGCAGTCGTGTTACCCCCCAGGCTCTCTTCAGTCCGTCGCTGGGTCACAGCGACACTCATGCTCGCGGTGGCAGCGGTCGCGGCGCTCGCCATCTCCGGCGCGGCCCCGGCGGCAGCCGTCCAGACGCCGCCCGGCAACAACGGCACTGTCAAGGTCCACAACTGGACGACGCGGGAGTACGACCCGAGGGACGAACCGCAGGTCTGCTGCACGTTCTATCTGGTCGGGTCCGGCTTCGACAGGGACCAGCAGGTGACGTGGGAGATCAGGTCCTGGCCGAACGGGCCCGTCGTCAAGAGCGGCGCCATCGTCCTCGACAGGAACGGGCATGGCCGTACCGCCGACATCACCCTGCCGGGCGGGCAGTACAAGCTGTTCTGGACCTCCTCGGGGAAGCATGGCCAGTCCAAGCAGAAGGTGTTCACGGTCAAGTGCGGCCACACGCCGCCCAAGCCCACGCCTACGCCTACGCCTACGCCCCCGGTGACGCCTACGCCGACGCCGACGCCCACCGAGACGCCCAAGCCCACCGCGACGCCCACGCCCACGGTGACGCCCACCGCGACGCCCACGCCCACGGTGACGCCGACTTCCACGCCCACCGCCACGCCCACGGCGACCCCCACTCCCCCGCGGACCCCCACCCCGACGCCGACGCCGACGTCGAGCAGCACGCCGACCCCCACCCAGCCCAGTGTGGGTGAAATCGGTACGGTGACCCACGAGTGGGTCACGTGGGAAGAGAACGTGCCGGAGACGCAGGACAAGCCCAAGCCCGCGCCCACGCCGACGCCGGTGAAGACCGAGATCCCGGTCACTGGCTGACACACGACACCCGAACGACGGAGGCCCCGGATCAACGCGATCCGGGGCCTTCGCCGTCTCTCGGCCCCGGACGAGCATGCGCGGCGGATCAGCGAGCAGCCGTTCGTCACCTTGTACGGCGCCAACCTCGCCGTTCAACGCCGTTCGCGGAAATTCGTCATCGAAACGGGCTGACCGTTCGCACGACGTGATCGATACTCTGGCCCTCATGGGCGACGGCGAACCATCCTTGCGACTGACGGACGTCACAACGGCGTTGGACACGGCACTTACGGCCCTGAGAGCCGCGGACGCCGACCTCGATTATCGGATGGGTGGCACCAGCGCCGCTCTTCTGCAGGGTGTTCATCTCCCGGCCGGGGACATCGACCTCTTGGTGGCCCGGCGAGAGGACGTGGACACGTTCGCCGCGGCCCTCTCATCGTTTCCTTGCCTTTATCCGGCATCCTGGATCCCAGAGAGTTTGCAGTACTTCGCCAGGTACGAGGTCAACGGCGTGAAGGTAGAGATCAGCACCGTCGAGTGGCAAGTCGACTCGGACGGGTGGGAATGCGCCGGCCCTGGCCCGTGGCAGCACTATGTCGTGGTCACCTGCGGCTCTCATCGCGTCCCTGTGGTCCGACTGGAACTCCGGTTGGCCACGGAGGTCCTACGAGATCGACCTGATCGCTACGAACCTCTCCTCGACCACATGGGCGCCCACGGATTCGATTCCGATCTTCTGCAGACGGCAATGAAGGCGCGCCGCCTTCCAGCGGAACGGCAGAGGATGATTCAAGATCGCCTCGCGGGAACGCCGACCTCAGGCAAGATCTACAACGACGCCACCCCTGCACCCGATTCACTCGGTACGGCGAAATAGGCATGTGATGTTGTCGTAGTAGCCGAGGCCGTTTGACATAACACTGGTGGCCATCTGGTCCAGGCGCCAGCCGTACGCCTCGATCGCCTCCACGAGATCTGCGATCTCAGGCAGGCTCCTGCCGTGCGATGCCTTGTCTGTAGAGGCACTGAGCCGGGCGACGAAGACACGTCGGCCCTGTGCATGGGCTTGACCGGCATCTTCGATGATCTGGTGCCTACCAGAACCACTGCCACCAAAAAGCACCATCATGTACGCACCTTTACTTCATTGCCGTCATGCACAGAGATTTTCCTCGCGGTAGAACACAATCTCCCTGACGCCCGCACAAGAAAGACCCCATCGGGGATATCCCTCATTTCTTCTCAGCAAGGCAATGGGCTTCCCTGAATATCGAGCGGTTCTGAAGTGCACCGGACGACAGAACTCACTCCTGAACCTGTGGCTGACAGACGGTGGGGTTACGCGACCGTGGGCGGGGTGCCGTCGGTCCATACGCGCGCGACCGACCCGTCCAGAACCTCGCGGGTGAGGCTGTAGTGGTAGTACGGCGCAAGAGAATGCTCAGATCCGATGGTGAGCCGCTTGAAGACCTTGCTGTGCGGCCAGGTCCGTATGCCGTTGTCCAGATCGACACAGGCGTTGTTCTGGCGGATGTCATAGGCCCACCGTCCACCACCGTTGCGGATCATGAGCTCACCGAGATACGCCCCCATGCCCATCACCATGGTGTGGATGTAGTCCTTCCTGGGCTTACCGGTCCAGCGACTCGTCGGAGTGAGCTCTCCCGCCATGAACGCATCACAGTAAGAATCAAGTCGAAAGGCAGAGGCCGAGGTCCAGTCAATAGAGAACCCTTGAAGCCTGGCTCCATCAACGAATGTCTCAGCTAGACGCCGCATCAACTCCGTCGTCTCAGCGTCCGTCGGGACCGATCCGGATGGAAAATTCCGGTTGCTCCGACGTCGCCACATCTTTTGCCTCCGAGCGGACTGCGCCAATTTTTCTGGCCCAGAGTAGCGGCTAACCGCCTGCGCACTCCTCCTGAGACCGACGCTCCTACGAGAGTGGAAGAGCCCGGGGACGGAGAGGCTCCGGGCTCTTGTGCGTCTGGGCCAAGCTGGGGGTCACGCTCAGGATGAAGCCGGCAACATTGACCATGAACACCATCCCCAACACTGGGGAATGCCCAGGCCGCCGCCCCACCCGACCATGAAGGAGTTCGCACCGCTCATAGGGAAGGCAACCCGTGAAAAGCATCTCAACCCCGGCCCGCCGACAGATCGAGCGCTTCCTGGAGTTCTCCGACCACGTCGGGGGACTGAACGAGGCCGACGTGCTGGCACTGCTCCGCGACCAGGGCATCACCACGCTGGAGACACTCGTCAGCAAGGCGGTCAACGCGCCCCGCTCCGCCCCGCCCGTCAAGATGGACACCGCCCAGGCACTGAGCAGGCCCAAGGCCGCCTCCTCTCAACCCGTCACCCACCCGGCCCCCGCCATGGCGGTGGTTGTGGACGGCGTCGAGCACGACCCCCGGGACCTGTCGCGGTTCGACGGCCGCCCGCTGACCTACATCTACGGCACCGAACGCCTGGTCGCGCTCACCGACGACAGCGCGCTGAACGGCGCACTGTGGGCGGCCTCGCAACTGCGCGCGGCCGACCCCCGCCCCGCGACGCAGGGTGAGGTCCAGATGTTCGAGCACGTGGACTACGCCGGCGACTGGTTCTGGTGCGGCGCCCACCAGGCGTACAACGACCTGACCAGCGTCCACCACGGCCCGCTCCACCTGCATGACTGGAACGACGTCATCAGCTCCATGGGCAGCACGAACAACGCGGTCCGCTACTACGAGCACATCAACTTCGGCGGCAGCTCCCTGTTCGTGCAGCCCTTCTCCGACATCCCCACCCTCGTCCCGAGCGGATGGAACGATCGCATCTCATCTGTCTGGAACATGGGCTGACCCAACCCCGCCGCGACAGGACGGCACCATCACCCTGCCCGGGGCCGACTGAACCTCGAAGAGAGGCCGGCGTCTCGGCGGGAGTGGCGCGGCCTCGGCGAACTCGCGCCGGGTTCGCCGAGGTGTGCAGCGCCACGAGGAACGTCGGTCACGAGTTTGCGCCTGCTTGGGCTCTTCTGCCTCTACCCGCGTAGACCCGCACGGACCAGTGAGTGCATGTCGTCAGCCTTGGTCAACGCGCTTCGAGTATCGCGAGGTCGCGCACCATGTAGCGGCGATGCTCGCACTCCTCCTCCATCACCACGCGCAGGCAGTCGCCGACCGAGCGCGGCTCCTCGGGATAGCCGGGCGCCGGTGCGCGCGTGCACCTCCGTGCAAGCTCGGTGTCGGTGAGGCCGTCGACGATGCCGCGCACCAGCGCCATACGGCCGGCGCGAGCCTCCGTCACCGCTGCGTACGACGGACGCGCATCAAGATCTATGCCGAGTGCCGCCGCGTCCGTGGGCGGATAGCCGGTGTGGGTGAGACCGAGCCGATGGAACGGCATCGGCTCGTCGAGGATCGTCCGGCTTGCCCAGGCGTCTGTGGCGAAGACGAGGTGGCGAAGCGTCTCGACGAAGGACCACTCGTCGTCGACCCGTTCGTGGCGAGCCGCTTCGGGCAGCCTCTCCGCTCGGGCGACCGTTCCCGACCAGAGCCGTTCGATCGTGTCCCACATTGCGCGGAAGTCATCGGCTGTCCGCATCGCCCGTAGCTGCGTGCGTTCGGGATGTCGCCGGTCAAGCTCGGCCTCGACGAAGGGGGTGACGTCCACGTCGTTGACGAGGAAGTTGCGTACGTCTCCGGACATGTTGACGTCCACGAGCAAGGAGTCGACGATCTTGATCCTTCGCATGTCGCAGTCGCGGAATGTCGCAGCGGCGAAGGTGGCGCTTGTGAAGCTCGCGCCGCGAAACTCGTCGGTGTTGTCGTACTGCGCTGCCATCGCGCCATTGTGCCCGTACGGGCGGCCGTAACGGTACAGCGTCGATGTCGACCTCAGCACGGTCCGTGAGCGGTGTGTTCAAAAGGGAAGGCAGGCAGGAACCTCAGCGCAGAACCAGGAGGTCGAGCCAATTAGCCCTGGGTTTTGTGGCGGAGGTCTGCTCGGCGTCCTGCGCGGCCCGGCGGAGTTGTTCTTTCCCTCGGAGGAATTCCTCCTCGGTGAGGCCGCGCATGATGGTGGCGGAGCGGCGGAGGACATCCACCTGGGCGAGGAACTCGGCAAGGCTCATCAGTGTCTCGGGGACCGGCTCAAGCGCGTCGCGGCGGAATCCCGCGGTGGCGAACGCCCGGCACGTCTGCTCGAGTGAGGGAAAGGTATCGGTCGTCCGGACGGTCTCGGGGAAGAACTCCCAGGGAAAGGTGCGCGTCGTATAGGGCCTGTCCGGGTATCCCTGCCGGATCAGAACGGGAGCGCCCGGGCGCAGGACGCGGCGGATTTCTCGCGCGGCGGCTTCCATGTCGGGGATGTGGTGGATCATGAGGGACATCCAGGCGCCGTCCGCCGAGCCGTCTGGCAGCGGGAGGGCGCCGGCGTCGCCCTCCAGCACCTGGATGCCCGGGCGGCGCGCAATCTGGGCCCGCATCGCCGCCGACGGTTCGACCGCGAAGATGTCGAGGCCGAACCAATCGCTGAAGGCGGTGGCGAACGCGCCGGTCCCCGCGCCGATGTCGACCACGGTCATCCCGGGCGACGGGCTGAGGTGACGTCGTACCGCTTCACGCCATTCTTCGAGCCCGTCTCGGGGAACCTCACGGACCGCCTTGTACGCTGCCGCGGTCTGGTCGTCGTAGGCGATTCTGGCCATGTCGCGCCTCCTGATTCACGCTGCTTCGAGATCGCGCCGCCGGGCTGTCGACTCACCTCGAGCAGATCGTCCCCAACTGGAAAGGCTGTGCGCCGCGAGTTCAGTGAGTGTTTTTCAACCTGAAGTCGCAGGACCGGCTCCCGCGCCCCAGGAAGGCTGGAGCGGCGAATTCTTGGGCACGGCCCGGTGGAAGGCCACAGCCAGATTCAAGGGTGATGCAATTAAAATGGCCTTGATGATCCTCGTCATCAGCACCGGCCTCACCGCGGCGGTTCGCTAATGCGGCGCTCCCTGCGCGGGATCAGCCTTTCCGCGGTCATTTACATGATTAATCATGATCGATAGGGTCGCCGGCATGAGTCTCGTCATCACAGTCGCGCGAGTCGAAGATGTGACCGCTCTGATCCAGTCAGCCGCATCTCTCTTCCAGGAGGACGGAGGCCAACGGGATCCCTTCATGGACGCGAACTGGCCGACACGAAATGGGCTCGACTACTACCTGGGTATGATCACCAGCGCAAGGAGTCTGGCGCTTCTCGCCCGCCGTGACTCGACCGAGGGCACGGTCGTAGGCCATCTCACGGGCCAGATGAGAGCTCCGAACGAGCTCAGGCCGAACGCGGTCGTCGCCGAACTCGTAAGCATGCGCGTAACGGAGGAACAGCGCGGACATGGTGTCGGAGCCAAGCTTGTGGAGCACTTCTTTTCCTGGGCAAAGGAGCAAGGAGCGAACCAGGCAACGGTCTCCGCGTACGCCTCCAACACCGATGCGGTCTGCTTCTATCAGGGCCGAGGGTTCCAACCCGAGCTCATCGGACTGAAGATTGATCTGTCATCCCTCGACCAGCAGGCGTGACCAGCGTCTGGATGTTCGTCCCGTGCTTCTTATACGTGCCGGAGCAAGCGGCGATCTGCATCAGCGTCTCGCCTGATGAGGATTAATTGGACCACGTGTAACCGTTGGTAGTGACCTGTCCTCCGCCAGACGTTTCGGCGTCGGCATGGGCCGGGCTTGCGAATGCGATACCGGCGGCAACGATCGCCGCAGTGATGAGCATTTTCCGTGCTCTGATTCTTGCAGCCATAAGGCACCTCCGAACGCGAAATCCCCGGCGATTCCGGCTTCGCCAAGGCCCGACGGAAGTG
The nucleotide sequence above comes from Nonomuraea helvata. Encoded proteins:
- a CDS encoding aminoglycoside phosphotransferase family protein → MAADEEILQDSAHRRVIRLGDTVRRPMHPWTPAVHALLQHLEEVGFPYSPRVLGVDQEGREILTYLDGESGPQSWAKVVDDSGLTSFARLLRDYHDAVAGFRPPEGLRWSSGEAEPRDDEVICHGDFGPWNTVWRGERPVGILDWDYARPRPRLHDIAYALEYVAPFRDNAECVRWLRYPAPPDRRHRLELFAAAYGLASTAGLIDAVIDVQQDVIEQVRRLADTGHQPQVHWVADGFLEQAGQKLAWSRANRHLFE
- a CDS encoding DinB family protein, with the translated sequence MAAQYDNTDEFRGASFTSATFAAATFRDCDMRRIKIVDSLLVDVNMSGDVRNFLVNDVDVTPFVEAELDRRHPERTQLRAMRTADDFRAMWDTIERLWSGTVARAERLPEAARHERVDDEWSFVETLRHLVFATDAWASRTILDEPMPFHRLGLTHTGYPPTDAAALGIDLDARPSYAAVTEARAGRMALVRGIVDGLTDTELARRCTRAPAPGYPEEPRSVGDCLRVVMEEECEHRRYMVRDLAILEAR
- a CDS encoding GNAT family N-acetyltransferase, encoding MSLVITVARVEDVTALIQSAASLFQEDGGQRDPFMDANWPTRNGLDYYLGMITSARSLALLARRDSTEGTVVGHLTGQMRAPNELRPNAVVAELVSMRVTEEQRGHGVGAKLVEHFFSWAKEQGANQATVSAYASNTDAVCFYQGRGFQPELIGLKIDLSSLDQQA
- a CDS encoding L,D-transpeptidase, coding for MPLDAPRRFIGSALVAVGLVASTHTAAVASPVTLAADASVTVAALPSSTTFTQLSGLPQDTDTYGKLSGVVVHPGRTVAVYAQAGGKPVATLPATQLGSQTWVPVVEARKGWYRVLLPSKPNHVTGWVKAAGLKKARSRYRAIVSLGTKKLTVMNASKKVGTWSVAVGGPETPTPVGRTFLLALMSPKDKAAYSPLIMPLGTHSTTLDTFGGGPGTVAFHGWPDPKVFGQAITHGCIRVPAPALKVLAKLPLGTPVLVTP
- a CDS encoding class I SAM-dependent methyltransferase, with the protein product MARIAYDDQTAAAYKAVREVPRDGLEEWREAVRRHLSPSPGMTVVDIGAGTGAFATAFSDWFGLDIFAVEPSAAMRAQIARRPGIQVLEGDAGALPLPDGSADGAWMSLMIHHIPDMEAAAREIRRVLRPGAPVLIRQGYPDRPYTTRTFPWEFFPETVRTTDTFPSLEQTCRAFATAGFRRDALEPVPETLMSLAEFLAQVDVLRRSATIMRGLTEEEFLRGKEQLRRAAQDAEQTSATKPRANWLDLLVLR
- a CDS encoding class I SAM-dependent methyltransferase; translation: MDLLSRLSRFNARHPWSHNDFYRRWIAGQVASSGARHVLDVGCGTGNLIDRLRLRAVSVTGLEPDPPTARIAAARFAGTDTVVIEEAGFGQRDRNRRWDAITLVAVLHHLPLSETLRELRECLSPGGRLVVIGCYREASPGDFLISTAALVANPVMGLIKHPAPARSLPVQMTAPTAAARETLDEIRVEAAATLPGARIRRRLFWRYSLVYDKPAA